The following are from one region of the Leishmania major strain Friedlin complete genome, chromosome 22 genome:
- a CDS encoding putative Serine-threonin protein phosphatase, giving the protein MKVCDLQIGRCYGALLLLFYVLLISCFARCERKLVEVHRIIAVGDVHGDADNFLKILRIANLIEDSVTGASGVLDNPPRWKYSSSRTNGTSVRTTLVQVGDLIDRGEQDLEALNIAISLQEQTAQSGSQDEVVLLIGNHELLNIQGHYHYVNKHNYGGFLSKALRAEGMKATGAFGKYIVDNFKAAHMDEGVLFIHAGIETSMNIKDVEALNADVREALRQGIFRHSFLGSSGPLWTRKMIIESMSDECSDVRAALKQLNATRIVVGHTPQESGHIGQHCDGQVLAIDVGMSRWMYDKVAALELVFSKYMDKITGTGSASFVVRELREGVSGFCHTCLDERSGLDTTVGGDSDENDIFDDL; this is encoded by the coding sequence ATGAAGGTTTGCGATCTTCAGATAGGCCGTTGCTATGGCGCTTTGCTCTTGCTATTTTATGTGCTTCTGATTTCGTGCTTCGCCCGCTGCGAGAGGAAGCTAGTGGAGGTTCACCGGATCATTGCAGTTGGCGATGTTCACGGCGATGCTGATAATTTTCTGAAAATTCTCCGTATAGCAAATCTGATTGAGGACAGCGTAACAGGGGCATCAGGGGTGCTCGATAATCCACCGCGCTGGAAATACTCCTCGAGTCGAACAAACGGGACATCTGTGAGAACGACCCTTGTCCAAGTTGGTGATTTAATCGATCGTGGCGAGCAGGACTTGGAGGCTCTGAATATTGCCATCTCTCTTCAGGAGCAGACGGCGCAGTCCGGCTCGCAAGACGAGGTTGTGCTACTCATCGGGAATCACGAGCTTTTGAATATTCAAGGACATTATCATTACGTCAACAAACACAACTATGGTGGCTTTCTGAGCAAAGCACTTCGAGCGGAGGGGATGAAAGCAACAGGCGCCTTTGGCAAGTACATTGTGGATAATTTTAAGGCTGCGCACATGGATGAAGGGGTCTTGTTCATTCACGCCGGTATCGAAACGAGTATGAACATTAAGGACGTTGAGGCGCTCAACGCAGACGTCCGCGAGGCCTTGCGTCAAGGCATCTTCCGACATTCATTCCTAGGGAGCAGCGGCCCTCTATGGACGAGGAAAATGATTATAGAAAGCATGAGTGACGAGTGCTCCGATGTGAGGGCGGCACTAAAGCAGCTTAACGCAACGCGCATTGTCGTTGGTCATACACCACAGGAATCGGGACACATTGGGCAGCATTGTGACGGGCAGGTCCTTGCCATCGATGTAGGCATGAGTCGATGGATGTACGACAAGGTTGCAGCACTAGAGCTTGTGTTTTCAAAGTACATGGACAAAATTACTGGAACTGGATCCGCTAGCTTCGTGGTCAGAGAGCTACGTGAGGGTGTTTCGGGGTTTTGCCACACATGCCTTGATGAAAGGAGTGGTCTCGATACAACAGTAGGTGGTGACTCTGATGAGAACGATATTTTCGATGACTTGTAA
- a CDS encoding putative dephospho-CoA kinase, producing the protein MILIGLTGGIACGKSSVSRILRDEFHIEVIDADLVVRELQAPNSACTRRIAARWPLCVHPETGELNRAELGKIVFSDAQARRALGEIMNPAIFKAILKRIAAAWWLDLWRSGAASSPSIVVLDAPTLFETKTFTYFVSASVVVSCSEQRQIERLRGRDGFSKEEALQRIGSQMSLEAKRRLADYIIENDYADDLDALRGVLCACVAWMSRQSNKRLTYMFGTVATAAVGVAAAVGYVGYQLLLA; encoded by the coding sequence ATGATTCTTATCGGTCTCACGGGCGGAATTGCCTGCGGCAAGTCATCTGTCTCGCGTATACTGCGAGACGAGTTTCACATCGAAGTTATCGATGCCGACCTTGTCGTGCGTGAGCTTCAGGCCCCGAATTCTGCGTGCACTCGACGAATTGCAGCGCGGTGGCCCCTCTGTGTGCATCCAGAGACTGGGGAGCTGAACCGCGCAGAATTAGGCAAGATCGTCTTCAGTGATGCACAAGCTCGACGGGCGCTAGGAGAAATAATGAACCCCGCGATCTTCAAGGCCATTCTgaagcgcatcgccgccgcgtggTGGCTTGACCTTTGGCGCAgtggcgccgcctcgtcgccatCCATCGTGGTATTGGACGCGCCTACGTTGTTCGAAACCAAAACGTTCACGTACTTTGTCAGCGCCTCCGTCGTGGTGAGTTGCTCCGAGCAGCGTCAGATTGAGCGACTGCGTGGCCGAGACGGTTTCTcgaaagaggaggcgctgcagcgtaTCGGTAGCCAGATGTCTCTCGAGGCAAAGCGCCGGCTTGCCGACTACATTATTGAGAACGACTACGCAGACGACCTGGACGCGCTTCGCGGAgttctgtgcgcgtgcgttgcgTGGATGTCGCGGCAGTCCAACAAGCGGCTCACGTACATGTTTGGCACCGTGGCTACTGCCGCGGTTGgtgtggcggccgccgtgggcTACGTTGGTTACCAACTACTGCTAGCGTGA
- a CDS encoding putative alanyl-tRNA synthetase — MSFTEWPVSRVRQEFVDYFKKQGHTFVPSSPVCPHDDPTLLFINAGMNQFKALFLGTADPNTDFGRLKRAANSQMCIRAGGKHNDLEDVGRDTYHHTFFEMLGSWSFGDYFKKEAIQWAWELLTEVYKLPKDQLYVTYFEGDESNGLDPDLEAKELWGQLLPESQIVPGNAKDNFWEMGDTGPCGPCSEVHFDRIGRRNAASLVNKDDPMVVEIWNLVFMQFERRAGGFLTPLPQKHIDTGMGLERLTSILQGVKSNYDTDAWIPLFEAIQTATGYPKSYAEIRNDPDSDALVAYRVVADHIRCLTSAVGDGVMPDSVGRGFVLRRIIRRAVRYGVQFLGAKPGFFTQLVDSVCTSLGPFFPHLKEPRNIQRIKAVLADEEQSFAKTWEMGLKHFNHAVNECRANSSKVISGSEAFVLHDRYGFPVDLTCLLAEKDGMTVDLEGFNTEMKESKVSAGRVAATKTFIDAYQLEELKTRGIPQTNDAAKYVWEDYTGDVLAIFDKKNSKFISLLEPGNDLGAEGVGIILSTTNFYAESGGQVYDTGRLVAASDSVFEVKKAYNVAGYVVHVGNLSKYSASPIPSSAVVQLQVDYERRLPIAANHTTTHQLNWVLRRVLGEKPDNFTEVQQKGSLVTDEMLRFDFSYNTKLSNEDLVRVEQLLNEKIQAGLLVYREEVPLEAASKINGLRQMFGEKYPDPVSVISIGTPINEMLANPEKEEWRDYAVEFCGGTHLKNLKEAEKAVIISEEALMKGVRRVVVATRLEADKVIKAGAELKRQYDELMKKEATATSVKALSVLNKNVGDSCIPLVLKNEMRENIDAAIKRMNATLKSQAAEARDKAAEAGKCLGASYDAAAAPFLVHQMTEFGAEREALQAFSDGFSSTVSGPVGVFLIGSDNEKALAIVSMPAAFVEKKMSAVAWAKSSIGKGGGKPNAAQSGLPAKDVAAAVAKAMEEAERMKASL; from the coding sequence ATGTCGTTCACGGAGTGGCCTGTGAGTCGGGTTCGCCAGGAGTTCGTCGACTACTTCAAGAAGCAGGGTCACACATTTGTGCCCAGCAGCCCCGTCTGCCCTCACGATGACCCGACCCTGCTGTTCATCAATGCGGGCATGAATCAGTTCAAGGCGCTCTTTTTGGGGACCGCTGACCCCAACACCGACTTTGGCCGTCTGAAGCGCGCTGCCAACTCGCAGATGTGCATTCGCGCTGGTGGCAAGCACAACGACTTGGAGGATGTCGGTCGCGACACGTACCACCACACCTTTTTCGAGATGCTAGGATCATGGTCCTTTGGCGACTACTTCAAGAAGGAGGCCATCCAGTGGGCCTGGGAGCTGCTGACAGAGGTGTACAAGCTGCCCAAGGATCAGCTCTACGTGACCTACTTTGAGGGGGACGAAAGTAACGGGCTGGATCCGGAtctggaggcgaaggagctgTGGGGCCAGCTTCTCCCAGAGAGCCAGATCGTCCCCGGCAACGCCAAGGACAACTTTTGGGAGATGGGTGACACTGGCCCGTGCGGTCCGTGCTCGGAGGTTCACTTTGACCGTATCGGTAGGCGCAACGCTGCTAGCCTCGTCAACAAGGACGATCCGATGGTGGTGGAGATATGGAATCTGGTGTTTATGCAGTTCGAGCGTCGCGCCGGTGGCTTCCTCACCCCACTGCCGCAGAAGCACATAGACACCGGCATGGGTCTAGAGCGCCTCACTTCTATTCTGCAGGGTGTTAAGTCCAACTACGACACAGATGCGTGGATTCCTCTCTTTGAGGCCATCCAGACTGCGACCGGCTACCCCAAGTCGTACGCCGAGATCCGCAACGACCCCGACAGCGATGCCTTGGTGGCCTACCGCGTTGTCGCCGATCACATTCGGTGCCTGACGTCGGCCgtgggcgacggcgtcaTGCCCGACTCCGTCGGCCGCGGCTTCGTGCTGCGTCGAATTATCCGCCGCGCTGTGCGCTACGGTGTGCAGTTCCTCGGTGCCAAGCCTGGCTTCTTCACGCAGCTGGTCGACAGTGTGTGCACCTCGTTGGGCCCATTCTTCCCGCACCTGAAGGAACCCCGCAATATCCAGCGCATCAAGGCGGTGCTGGCCGACGAGGAGCAGTCGTTTGCCAAGACATGGGAGATGGGGCTGAAGCATTTTAACCACGCCGTGAATGAGTGTCGAGCAAACAGCTCGAAGGTCATTAGCGGCTCCGAGGCTTTTGTGCTTCATGACCGGTACGGGTTCCCGGTGGATCTGACGTGCCTGCTGGCTGAGAAGGACGGCATGACAGTGGACTTGGAGGGCTTCAACACGGAGATGAAGGAGAGCAAGGTTAGCGCAGGCCGTGTGGCGGCCACCAAGACCTTCATTGACGCATACCAGCTCGAGGAGCTCAAGACGCGCGGTATACCGCAGACCAATGACGCTGCGAAGTATGTCTGGGAGGACTACACCGGCGACGTACTCGCTATCTTCGACAAGAAGAACAGCAAGTTCATCTCTCTTCTGGAGCCTGGCAACGACCTTGGAGCCGAGGGGGTCGGTATCATCCTGAGCACCACGAACTTTTACGCCGAGTCTGGCGGCCAGGTGTACGACACCGGCCGCCTGGTCGCGGCTAGCGACAGTGTGTTCGAGGTGAAGAAGGCGTACAACGTGGCCGGCTACGTGGTGCACGTGGGCAACCTCAGCAAGTACTCTGCCTCCCCGATCCCCTCGtctgcggtggtgcagctgcaggtggactacgagcgccgcctgccgATCGCGGCAAACCATACCACGACCCACCAGCTGAACTGGGTACTGCGCCGTGTGCTGGGGGAGAAGCCGGATAACTTCACagaggtgcagcagaagGGCTCCCTCGTGACGGACGAGATGCTCCGCTTCGATTTCAGCTATAACACAAAGCTGTCGAACGAGGACCTTGTGCGCGTGGAGCAGCTACTGAACGAGAAGATTCAGGCGGGCCTGCTCGTCTACCGTGAGGAGGTGCCCCTGGAGGCTGCTAGCAAGATCAACGGTCTTCGCCAGATGTTTGGCGAGAAGTACCCCGACCCCGTCAGCGTCATCTCCATCGGCACCCCAATCAACGAAATGCTGGCGAACCCCGAGAAAGAGGAGTGGCGCGATTACGCCGTCGAGttctgcggcggcacgcacCTGAAAAACCTCAAGGAGGCCGAAAAGGCGGTAATAATCTCAGAGGAGGCCCTCATGAAgggcgtgcgccgcgtggtCGTGGCCACCAGGTTGGAGGCTGACAAGGTCATCAAGGCTGGTGCTGAGCTGAAGAGACAATACGATGAGCTGATGAAaaaggaggcgacggcgaccaGCGTCAAGGCGCTTTCAGTGCTGAACAAGAATGTAGGTGACAGCTGCATTCCGCTGGTGCTCAAGAACGAGATGCGCGAAAACATCGACGCGGCCATCAAGCGGATGAACGCGACCCTCAAGTCGCAGGCTGCGGAGGCACGGGATAAAGCCGCAGAGGCAGGCAAGTGCCTCGGCGCGTCGtacgacgctgctgccgcgccatTCCTCGTTCACCAGATGACCGAATTCGGTGCGGAGCGCGAGGCACTGCAGGCGTTTTCCGACGGCTTCTCCAGCACCGTGAGCGGACCGGTCGGCGTCTTCCTCATCGGCAGCGACAACGAGAAGGCGCTCGCGATTGTGTCCATGCCGGCCGCTTTTGTGGAGAAGAAGATGAGCGCTGTCGCGTGGGCCAAGTCTTCCATTGGCAAGGGTGGCGGTAAGCCCAACGCCGCTCAGTCCGGTCTCCCCGCCAAGGacgtcgctgcggctgtggcgaAGGCCATGGAAGAAGCAGAGAGGATGAAGGCGTCTCTGTAG
- a CDS encoding putative 40S ribosomal protein L14, with protein sequence MVKSHYICAGRLVRILRGPRQDRVGVIVDIVDANRVLVENPEDAKMWRHVQNLKNVEPLKYCVSVSRNCSAKALKDALASSKALEKYAKTRTAARVEAKKACAVSTDFERYQLRVARRSRAHWARKVFDEKDAKTPVSWHKVALKKMLKKAAKMDSTEGAKRRMQKAIAARKAKK encoded by the coding sequence ATGGTCAAGTCCCACTACATCTGCGCGGGCCGCCTGGTGCGCATCCTGCGCGGCCCCCGCCAGGACCGCGTTGGTGTGATTGTCGACATTGTTGACGCGAACCGCGTGCTGGTAGAGAACCCGGAGGACGCGAAGATGTGGCGCCACGTGCAGAACCTGAAGAACGTGGAGCCGCTGAAGTACTGCGTGAGCGTCAGCCGCAACTGCAGCGCGAAGGCGCTGAAGGATGCGCTGGCCTCGTCgaaggcgctggagaagtACGCGAAGacgcgcactgctgcgcgcgtggaggcgaagaaggcgtgCGCTGTGTCGACGGACTTCGAGCGCTACCAGCTGCGCGTTGCGCGCCGTTCTCGCGCGCACTGGGCGCGCAAGGTGTTCGACGAGAAGGACGCGAAGACGCCCGTGTCGTGGCACAAGGTTGCGCTGAAGAAGATGCTGAAGAAGGCCGCAAAGATGGACTCGACCGAGGGCGCTAAGAGGCGCATGCAGAAGGCGATCGCTGCGCGCAAGGCGAAAAAGTAA
- a CDS encoding putative ATP-dependent DEAD/H RNA helicase has product MVHRIAMSFNLDHKSSGEGASRALKLTKIGGIVDALKRQQDAAEGGVRVKTIDGYQGAQKLEHDHLSESDILSLEDKLKPHKSSMAAEIKAVVNEPALERKCFRVVQGGLSAVPKLSWPVDRAQLNRFRMSLPAYRHGPHIIQSVQENSVVVICGDTGCGKTTQIPQMLYDAGIFDKHHDVICTQPRRISALSVAQRVATERGEACGDSCGYVIRFENMTSASSHIIYQTTGILLRRLHTEPDLKGVACVVVDEVHERDVETDFCLLLLRDRLRAQQEYPGRYPLQLKLVVMSATVQVDALVSYFSGYNSGRDIPLITIPGTLFPVREFFLEDVLRKVGASVSAASAMRLLLNQKQEAQRSAETPEAEGNAALYEQLKSVVFDTFDRDVEGLVPYDLVCDLIKKIHDESRSHAESILVFLPGWAAISCIANRLKRSQFARELSILMLHSSLTTSEQQRVFERPPKHYRKIVLATSIAETSITIDDIVYVIDSGLVKGTSYDPMGNTSALKATLIGKANGVQRRGRAGRCQPGVCYHLLPKAVYDDLPGFLPPEIVRSPLEEVCLQLKAIESNQKCAQVLSRAMSAPPTEAIEHAVQFLTDMGAFTTEEKMTNLGRALAALPTHPLLGKMLFTAACFGVLDTVATIAAGLSVKTPFIRPQAFEKNSAKENLLRIDDNALSDHFCVVTLFSGWIRSGRSLHYATSHFADNNTLRSLERTKLQFIRLVLQSSFAKGIVSPEAHFSRYASNRGLVRLVLLWSLYPRLATIEYRANRGSQNPQVFCWDNKAAVFSMNSVLGFYRRRDFGANSFIVYYDRMNLEAMLSVFDATAVSPIDVVLCLRQLTVRPLLEVPALFLQDTESKLAPPAYLDVNSLPNKENYAAMFFDGDKKLYVAPKKLAGVLQTARDCLDFFLATCIKSVRAKKFPDSLVHALAQIVGYPITGFDAPATGVASATHMDPAIQQIQLASAHLPGFARRQGQGDIDSDVSDDEAPIIGDEDDDTYMGRLTAEQKASVTAAYGDLAVFRYDGVAELLHAAKRAEGLSALPEEEMEGGEVNAAGDDEEDEEDEDEEIIVASLNLAEMQALQNA; this is encoded by the coding sequence ATGGTGCACCGAATTGCAATGTCATTTAACCTCGATCACAAATCCAGCGGCGAGGGTGCTAGCCGCGCCTTAAAGCTGACGAAAATTGGCGGAATAGTTGATGCACTGAAGCGCCAGCAAGACGCGGCTGAAGGCGGGGTTCGGGTCAAGACCATCGATGGGTATCAAGGGGCGCAAAAACTCGAGCACGACCATCTCTCTGAAAGCGATATTCTCTCGCTTGAAGACAAGCTCAAGCCGCACAAAAGCAGCATGGCTGCTGAAATCAAGGCTGTGGTGAATGAGCCAGCCTTGGAGAGAAAGTGTTTCCGAGTGGTTCAGGGAGGACTCTCTGCAGTGCCTAAACTTAGCTGGCCAGTGGACCGCGCTCAATTGAATCGGTTTCGTATGTCGCTACCAGCGTACCGGCATGGCCCACATATTATTCAATCGGTTCAGGAGAACTCTGTGGTTGTTATTTGTGGCGACACTGGCTGCGGCAAAACTACACAAATTCCGCAGATGCTCTACGACGCTGGGATTTTTGACAAGCACCACGACGTCATCTGTACGCAGCCTCGTCGAATCAGCGCACTCTCTGTTGCGCAGCGCGTTGCGACGGAACGGGGTGAGGCCTGTGGAGATAGCTGCGGGTACGTTATCCGTTTCGAGAACATGACGAGCGCAAGCTCGCATATTATTTACCAGACTACAGGTATATTGCTACGCCGCCTCCACACTGAGCCGGACCTGAAGGGTGTCGCatgcgtcgtcgtcgatgaGGTGCACGAGCGCGATGTAGAAACGGACTTTTGTCTGCTCTTGTTGCGCGATAGACTGCGTGCACAGCAGGAGTATCCGGGGAGATACCCACTGCAGCTCAAGCTTGTAGTGATGTCAGCAACAGTGCAGGTTGACGCGCTTGTGTCGTACTTTTCCGGCTACAACAGCGGCCGCGATATCCCGCTCATCACGATCCCTGGTACACTGTTTCCCGTGAGGGAGTTTTTCTTGGAGGATGTCTTGCGCAAAGTTGGCGCCTCGGTGTCCGCCGCATCGGCGATGAGACTCCTTTTGAACCAGAAgcaagaggcgcagcggagcgCCGAAACGCCAGAGGCGGAGGGTAATGCTGCGTTGTACGAGCAGCTGAAGTCGGTGGTGTTCGACACGTTTGACCGGGATGTGGAGGGACTTGTTCCTTACGATCTTGTGTGTGATTTAATCAAGAAGATTCACGATGAGTCTCGTTCTCACGCGGAGAGCATTTTGGTATTTCTGCCAGGGTGGGCGGCGATTTCCTGCATTGCGAATCGACTCAAGCGCTCACAGTTTGCAAGGGAGCTCTCTATCTTGATGCTACACTCTAGCCTCACGACGTCAGAACAGCAGCGCGTTTTTGAGCGGCCGCCGAAACACTACCGCAAAATTGTGCTCGCCACTAGCATCGCTGAGACAAGTATCACAATCGACGATATTGTCTACGTCATTGACAGCGGTCTCGTGAAGGGGACGTCATACGATCCTATGGGCAACACCAGCGCTCTCAAAGCGACGCTGATCGGCAAGGCAAACGGGGTGCAGCGACGGGGCCGCGCCGGGCGCTGCCAGCCTGGCGTGTGCTATCATCTGCTTCCTAAGGCGGTGTACGATGACCTGCCcggcttcctccctcccgaAATCGTTCGGTCTCCACTCGAGGAGGTATGCTTGCAATTGAAGGCCATCGAGTCGAACCAGAAATGTGCGCAGGTATTATCGCGGGCGATGAGTGCGCCGCCCACGGAGGCAATAGAGCACGCCGTACAATTTTTGACGGACATGGGTGCGTTTACCACCGAAGAGAAGATGACCAACCTGGGCAGGGCTCTGGCAGCGCTCCCAACGCACCCACTATTGGGCAAGATGCTCTTCACAGCCGCCTGCTTCGGTGTTCTAGACACTGTCGCAACGATTGCGGCTGGTCTTTCGGTCAAGACGCCGTTCATTCGCCCACAGGCCTTTGAAAAGAACAGTGCTAAAGAGAACCTGCTTCGCATCGACGACAACGCTCTGTCGGACCACTTTTGCGTCGTAACTCTGTTCTCAGGGTGGATTCGAAGCGGCCGGAGTTTGCATTACGCGACTTCCCACTTTGCTGATAACAACACGTTGCGTTCGCTGGAGCGGACGAAGCTGCAGTTCATCAGACTGGTGCTCCAATCGTCCTTTGCGAAAGGGATCGTGTCCCCGGAGGCTCACTTTTCGCGGTACGCAAGCAACAGAGGGCTTGTCAGGCTCGTTCTCCTCTGGTCACTGTACCCGCGTCTCGCTACCATTGAGTACCGCGCCAACCGGGGCAGCCAGAACCCTCAGGTGTTCTGCTGGGACAACAAGGCTGCCGTGTTCTCCATGAATTCGGTGCTGGGGTTCTACAGGCGTAGGGACTTTGGTGCGAACTCCTTTATCGTATACTACGACCGCATGAACCTCGAGGCGATGCTGAGCGTTTTCGACGCAACAGCGGTGTCCCCGATCGACGTTGTGCTGTGCCTCCGCCAGCTCAcggtgcggccgctgctTGAGGTGCCAGCGCTCTTCTTGCAGGACACTGAGAGCAagctggcgccgccggcgtacCTAGACGTGAACAGCTTGCCAAACAAGGAGAACTACGCGGCGATGTTTTTCGATGGTGACAAGAAGCTGTACGTGGCCCCCAAGAAGCTGGCCGGCGTCCTTCAAACCGCGCGGGACTGCTTAGATTTCTTCCTCGCCACGTGTATCAAAAGCGTCCGCGCAAAGAAATTTCCTGATTCCTTGGTGCATGCTTTGGCACAGATCGTGGGATATCCCATCACTGGCTTTGATGCGCCTGCCACCGGCGTGGCTAGTGCAACTCACATGGATCCTGCTATTCAACAAATCCAGCTGGCCAGCGCACATCTACCCGGGTTTGCCCGTCGCCAGGGGCAGGGTGACATAGACTCGGACGTCTCTGACGATGAGGCGCCGATCATCGgagacgaagacgacgacacATACATGGGGCGCTTGACCGCAGAGCAAAAAGCATCCGTGACGGCCGCCTACGGTGATTTGGCGGTGTTCCGCTACGACGGCGTCGCAGAGCTCTTGCATGCAGCCAAGAGGGCGGAGGGCCTGTCAGCCTTGCCGGAGGAGGAAatggaaggaggggaggtaaatgccgccggcgacgatgaggaagacgaggaggatgaggacgAAGAGATCATCGTTGCTAGCCTGAATCTCGCGGAGATGCAAGCTCTGCAAAACGCGTGA